A stretch of the Filimonas lacunae genome encodes the following:
- a CDS encoding SusC/RagA family TonB-linked outer membrane protein, with protein sequence MNSINPSVSFKIICVLLLVFCIAAKTYAYRQEPTVSLDVHDVSIEKVLKLIKRQTGVAFTYQPEIFKNAPLVTIKVKKTPLEEVLKTLFSKGGYLFRINDKSVLVRSGNNSPGDKNQRTTKDTLYAVTGMVVNDNNEPLAGVTVSVKGGNRYAITADDGTFTLTKLGLNTQLVANCLNCERTEASVGGAPAITIVVKPTVAQLEDIKLNPVTGYQKIPKERATGSFVLLSQEDVNRASSTDILSRISNITSGMLTSTVDGATRLTTGPNTQGLGYSIRGVSTLSPVEVNTNPLIILDNFPYEGDMRNINPNDVESITVLKDAAAASIWGTKSGNGVVVITTKKGAFNQKLQLELNASTTIKGKPKLKEAKGYINTEDYIELEKDLFDKGYFNDDIANTTTFPALSPVVEILAKKRSGQITAAAADEAINAYKKNDVRNDWLKYVYQKAINQQYAVNLRGGTKDVRYTFSVGHDRNRDNLVRDGYRRTTFNVTNIFTPLKNLEVTLAANYSMSKYLLNNDIGYGDISSKSAKTPLLYPYAQLADANGNAMAVVKDYRQVYVDSISQLGFMDATYRPLNDLKLADNITNRNDLLLRAAVKYNVAKFLQLELQYQREEQISTTRNEMSEDAYSTRYYVNLFSQYNRSSGTFIYNFPKGAILENARYKWLIQNGRGQINYNQRFNDHSITAILGAEIKESAFSGARVAYLGYNDVTGTFAQNVNYNSYYNTNPSGSNTISNVYSGNSNGGYVLNRFISYYTNIGYNYKSKYDLTVSGRRDGTNLFGVKTNNKITPLWSAGLGWTISNESFYKESWLPYLRGRFTYGYNGNIYNAGSAYTTGFYSTDPTTQVPIISIIALGNPQLKWEKVRNVNLALDFRTKNEILTGTIEAYIKKGENLVEVYLQQPPQVGNAGKVYRNTGSTVTHGMEVKLTSLNIQHINFHWSSTLLLNLMKDKILSYNTPPGAINVMTDNGNLLYVVGKPLFGLLSYKWAGLDPQTGDPQGILKGQVSKDYTGIVNNYNIDSVVYSGSGVPSIYGSFRNDFNYKGISLSFNITYKFGYVFRRPAVSINEQDALYNNYSSAYYSSRWKKPGDEKNTVIPSLLYNSNDNGYRNAFFQYSEALITKGDHIRLQDIRVGYTFNTGSTMKAFKKMEVYSYLYNVGILWRANKFNIDPDSMDMPQALSVSFGVRASL encoded by the coding sequence ATGAATTCTATTAACCCTTCCGTATCCTTCAAAATTATTTGTGTCTTACTTCTCGTTTTCTGCATTGCAGCAAAAACTTATGCCTATAGGCAGGAGCCTACTGTTTCCCTGGATGTTCATGATGTTTCCATTGAAAAGGTGCTGAAGCTGATTAAAAGACAAACTGGTGTTGCCTTTACTTACCAGCCTGAAATATTCAAAAATGCACCCTTAGTTACCATAAAGGTTAAAAAAACTCCCCTGGAAGAGGTGTTAAAAACGCTTTTTTCCAAAGGCGGCTATCTTTTTAGGATCAATGACAAGTCTGTTTTAGTAAGGTCTGGCAATAATTCGCCGGGCGACAAAAATCAACGTACTACAAAAGACACCCTGTACGCTGTTACAGGTATGGTGGTGAATGACAATAATGAACCCTTAGCTGGGGTTACTGTATCTGTAAAAGGAGGGAATCGTTATGCTATCACTGCAGATGATGGCACTTTTACACTCACAAAGTTGGGACTGAATACACAATTGGTAGCCAACTGTCTGAACTGTGAAAGAACAGAAGCTTCTGTAGGGGGCGCACCTGCCATCACTATTGTAGTGAAACCCACCGTAGCGCAGCTGGAAGATATAAAGCTGAACCCTGTTACAGGGTATCAGAAAATACCGAAGGAAAGGGCTACAGGATCGTTTGTGCTGCTTAGCCAGGAAGATGTTAACAGGGCTTCCAGTACGGATATTTTAAGCCGTATCAGTAATATTACCAGTGGGATGTTGACCTCAACTGTAGATGGAGCTACCAGACTTACAACGGGGCCTAATACGCAGGGATTGGGGTATTCAATAAGAGGGGTAAGTACACTTTCTCCTGTTGAAGTGAATACCAACCCGCTAATCATTTTAGATAATTTTCCATATGAGGGAGATATGCGTAATATCAATCCTAATGATGTTGAATCTATTACTGTATTAAAAGATGCTGCTGCTGCAAGTATCTGGGGAACCAAAAGCGGCAATGGCGTTGTTGTTATTACAACTAAAAAGGGAGCATTTAATCAAAAGCTGCAGTTGGAATTAAATGCGAGTACTACCATTAAAGGAAAACCTAAACTGAAAGAAGCCAAAGGATACATAAATACAGAAGATTATATTGAGCTGGAAAAAGATCTGTTTGATAAGGGGTATTTTAACGATGACATAGCCAATACGACTACCTTTCCGGCATTATCTCCAGTGGTTGAAATTCTGGCAAAGAAACGTTCAGGCCAGATAACTGCTGCGGCGGCAGATGAGGCCATTAACGCTTACAAAAAGAATGATGTAAGAAATGACTGGTTGAAGTATGTATATCAGAAAGCCATAAATCAACAATATGCTGTAAACCTTCGTGGAGGAACAAAGGATGTCAGATATACCTTTTCGGTAGGACATGATAGAAACAGAGACAATCTGGTGCGAGACGGTTATCGTCGCACTACATTTAATGTTACCAATATATTTACACCTCTAAAAAATCTAGAAGTAACACTTGCAGCTAATTATAGCATGAGCAAGTATTTATTGAATAATGATATTGGGTATGGTGATATTAGTTCAAAGAGTGCTAAAACTCCTTTGCTCTATCCTTATGCGCAATTAGCAGATGCAAATGGAAATGCAATGGCAGTTGTAAAAGACTACAGGCAGGTTTATGTAGATAGCATTAGTCAATTAGGCTTTATGGATGCAACATATCGTCCATTAAATGATTTAAAGCTTGCTGATAATATCACAAACAGGAATGATCTGCTACTAAGAGCAGCTGTTAAATATAATGTAGCTAAATTTTTACAACTCGAATTACAATACCAACGGGAAGAACAGATTTCAACTACCAGAAATGAAATGAGTGAAGATGCATATTCGACTCGTTATTATGTGAATCTTTTTTCACAGTATAATAGATCTTCCGGTACTTTTATTTATAATTTCCCAAAAGGCGCTATACTGGAAAATGCACGTTATAAATGGTTAATTCAAAATGGGCGGGGACAAATAAATTATAATCAACGATTCAACGATCATTCTATTACTGCAATATTGGGGGCGGAAATAAAAGAAAGTGCTTTTAGCGGCGCCAGGGTGGCTTATTTAGGGTATAATGATGTTACAGGGACTTTTGCTCAAAATGTAAATTATAATAGCTATTATAATACTAATCCATCTGGCAGCAACACCATTTCTAATGTGTATTCAGGTAATTCAAATGGCGGGTATGTATTAAATAGATTTATTTCTTATTATACAAATATTGGGTATAATTATAAAAGCAAATATGATTTAACGGTAAGTGGCAGAAGAGATGGTACGAATTTATTTGGAGTTAAAACCAATAATAAGATAACGCCTCTATGGTCAGCTGGTTTAGGCTGGACAATCAGCAATGAGTCTTTTTACAAAGAAAGCTGGCTTCCATATTTACGCGGTCGCTTTACTTATGGTTATAATGGCAATATTTATAATGCAGGTTCTGCCTATACAACAGGGTTTTATTCTACAGATCCTACTACTCAGGTTCCAATCATTTCTATTATCGCTTTAGGAAACCCACAACTTAAATGGGAGAAGGTCCGAAATGTTAATCTTGCTTTAGACTTCAGAACTAAAAATGAAATATTAACTGGTACTATTGAGGCTTATATTAAAAAGGGAGAGAATTTGGTAGAAGTATATTTACAGCAGCCTCCACAAGTTGGTAATGCAGGGAAAGTATATAGGAATACTGGCAGTACTGTTACACATGGAATGGAAGTAAAGCTTACTTCTCTTAATATTCAACATATAAATTTCCACTGGAGTAGCACATTGTTACTTAACTTGATGAAGGATAAGATATTGTCATATAATACCCCACCAGGAGCTATTAATGTTATGACTGACAATGGCAATCTCTTGTATGTAGTAGGGAAACCTTTATTTGGGTTATTAAGTTATAAATGGGCAGGACTTGATCCACAAACCGGAGATCCCCAGGGGATTTTAAAAGGCCAAGTGAGTAAGGATTATACAGGGATTGTTAATAACTATAATATCGATAGTGTAGTATATTCCGGATCAGGTGTGCCTTCTATTTATGGCTCGTTCAGAAATGATTTTAATTACAAAGGAATTTCCTTGTCCTTTAATATTACATATAAGTTCGGTTATGTTTTCCGTCGCCCTGCTGTCTCTATTAATGAACAAGATGCTTTATATAATAATTATTCCTCTGCTTATTATTCTTCGCGTTGGAAAAAGCCGGGAGATGAAAAAAATACTGTCATCCCTTCACTTTTGTATAACTCTAATGATAACGGGTATAGGAATGCTTTTTTTCAGTACTCCGAGGCGTTGATAACCAAGGGTGATCATATTCGCTTGCAAGATATTCGAGTAGGCTATACTTTTAATACGGGCAGTACTATGAAAGCTTTTAAAAAAATGGAAGTATATTCTTACTTGTATAATGTAGGGATTCTTTGGCGGGCGAATAAATTTAATATAGATCCGGATAGTATGGATATGCCACAGGCGTTGTCGGTTTCCTTTGGTGTAAGAGCATCGTTATAG
- a CDS encoding alpha/beta hydrolase, whose translation MKAYFISGLGADKRAFDKIVLPARFEQVHLEWIAPQATECLTQYAKRFAQQINGAEPFILVGLSFGGMLATEISKILPPQQLVLISSASSRSELPLLYRIAGKLRLEKILPYKRIIKKPGKIANWLFGPFDEHTQQLVHSYIKATEPQFMQWAIGQISRWKNKEKPANLLQIHGSEDKLLWAGYSKAGFVMSGGGHLCLQSHAAVINQLLKNQLV comes from the coding sequence ATGAAAGCATATTTTATAAGCGGATTAGGCGCCGACAAAAGGGCTTTTGATAAGATAGTGTTACCTGCCCGGTTTGAGCAGGTTCATTTAGAATGGATTGCCCCACAGGCAACAGAATGCCTGACCCAGTATGCCAAACGTTTTGCTCAGCAGATAAACGGCGCAGAGCCGTTTATCCTGGTGGGTTTGTCTTTTGGTGGCATGCTGGCAACTGAAATAAGTAAAATACTACCTCCGCAGCAATTGGTACTCATTTCCAGCGCTTCTTCCCGCAGCGAGTTACCCCTGCTCTACCGCATAGCAGGCAAACTGCGCCTTGAAAAAATATTGCCTTATAAAAGAATCATCAAAAAGCCGGGAAAGATAGCCAACTGGCTTTTTGGTCCTTTTGACGAACACACCCAACAACTGGTACACAGTTACATAAAAGCAACCGAACCGCAATTTATGCAATGGGCCATCGGACAAATAAGTCGCTGGAAAAACAAGGAAAAGCCTGCTAACCTGTTGCAAATTCATGGAAGTGAAGACAAATTACTATGGGCAGGCTATTCAAAAGCGGGCTTTGTAATGAGCGGAGGGGGGCATTTATGCCTGCAAAGTCATGCGGCAGTTATAAATCAACTGCTTAAAAATCAACTCGTTTAA
- a CDS encoding pseudouridine synthase — translation MGEGGQRYFIINKPYNMLSQFVSSHDLRLLCDLDFDFPPGTHAIGRLDNLSEGLLILTTNKKVTRLLFQGEVPHKRTYLVKVAYEVKEETLHRLQTGVAISAAGGETYMTSPCDVVIVPEPANLFHHEFETKDYIPHTWLLIHLTEGKFHQVRKMVREVGHKCKRLIRVAIEDLQLENMQPGEVKEIEESTFFKQLKIENWQ, via the coding sequence ATGGGAGAGGGAGGGCAGCGCTATTTTATTATCAACAAGCCTTATAACATGTTATCGCAATTTGTGAGTTCACATGACTTGCGATTGCTGTGTGATCTGGATTTTGATTTTCCGCCGGGAACACATGCTATAGGCCGGCTGGATAATTTGAGTGAAGGGTTACTGATTCTTACAACCAATAAAAAAGTGACCCGTTTATTGTTCCAGGGCGAAGTGCCCCATAAGCGAACCTACCTGGTAAAGGTGGCTTATGAAGTAAAGGAAGAAACCTTACATCGTTTACAAACCGGTGTAGCCATATCGGCTGCCGGTGGGGAAACATATATGACTTCGCCTTGCGATGTTGTTATTGTGCCCGAACCTGCAAACCTGTTTCATCATGAATTTGAAACCAAAGATTATATACCCCATACCTGGCTGTTGATTCATCTTACAGAAGGGAAGTTTCATCAGGTGAGGAAGATGGTGCGTGAAGTGGGACATAAATGCAAGCGTTTAATCCGGGTGGCCATTGAAGACCTACAGCTGGAAAATATGCAACCAGGTGAAGTGAAAGAGATAGAAGAATCTACTTTTTTTAAACAATTAAAGATAGAAAACTGGCAATAG
- a CDS encoding S41 family peptidase has protein sequence MTKTLSGLALGLLFSTIALAQPDAGLFRFADVSETQIVFTYANDIWLIPKEGGQAIKITSPPGVESFPKFSPDGKTLAFTGNYDGNKDVYVLPVSGGVPLRLTQHGYTDRVVDWTPDGKKVIFASIRESTKERFNQFYTIAATGGSASKLPLAYAEFGSYSPDGKKMAVAIRTQAFRSWKRYRGGMKANIHIFDFTSLTSVDISADDEAGDEFPMWHDQFIYFLSDRGQENRMNLWRYNVNSKATEQLTHFKDFDVHFPSLGPSDIVYEAGGKLYLYSLAKQQATEVKVNITTDQATLRPRLENVKSYLQNISISPDGKRILASARGDIFSLPAEEGYVKNLTHTSGIAERYPEWSPDGSKIAYWSDASGEYELYLQDAEKETAPQKLTSYGAGFRYSLFWSPDSKKLAFIDKTMRIYVYDISTKTSTEIDRALYFMHGALENFRVSWSPDSRWIAYARDLKNPHEAIFIYDYTNKKAHQVTSGFYTSTNPVFDKEGKYLFLFTNQAFNPTYSDLDNTFVYANATQVAAISLSKSTPSLLYARNDSVNVKKEGDTKGKEDDAKKTSKAVNIDFDDIESRLVVLPLAAGNYANLTTSKGKLLYVKQNNTGAAPAPGAIKYFDIEEREEKTILPGVTDYALSADGQKLLVPQNGNWAVVKVAENQKIDKLVPTGEMKATVDPKQEWKQLFTEAWRLERDYFYDPNLHGVNWPEAKERYAKILEHATTREEVNFIIGELIGELNSSHTYYGGGDVDKEKSTSVGYLGIDWQPEGQYYKIKKILRGASWDAEIRSPFDLSGADIKEGDFILAVNGIPITTAQEPFAAFQDLAGKTVEITYSSTASLAGAKTVTVKTLGDEYRLRHLAWIESNRKRVAEASNGEVGYIFVPSTGIDGQNELIRQYNAQWEKKALVIDERFNNGGQIPDRFIELLNRKPIAYWTLREGNQWPWPPYAHFGPKVMLINGWSGSGGDAFPDFFRKAGLGPIIGTRTWGGLIGLTGAPELIDGGEITVPTFRMYNLDGTWFKEGHGVDPDIYEDENLGQMAKGIDVQLERAISTVKELIKTKGFTPPASPGYEKR, from the coding sequence ATGACGAAAACTTTATCAGGATTGGCGCTGGGACTGCTTTTCAGCACAATAGCGCTTGCACAGCCTGATGCCGGACTTTTCCGTTTTGCGGATGTTTCCGAAACACAAATTGTTTTCACCTACGCCAATGATATCTGGCTTATCCCTAAAGAAGGGGGGCAGGCTATTAAAATAACATCCCCTCCCGGCGTAGAATCCTTCCCAAAATTTTCTCCCGATGGCAAAACGCTCGCTTTTACAGGTAATTATGACGGCAATAAGGATGTATATGTATTGCCTGTTTCCGGCGGCGTTCCCCTGCGATTAACACAACATGGCTATACAGACCGCGTGGTGGACTGGACACCCGACGGCAAAAAGGTAATATTTGCTTCCATACGCGAAAGCACCAAAGAACGGTTTAACCAGTTTTATACCATTGCTGCTACAGGCGGCTCTGCCAGCAAATTGCCACTGGCCTATGCCGAATTTGGCAGCTATAGTCCCGATGGTAAAAAGATGGCCGTAGCCATTCGCACCCAGGCATTTCGCAGCTGGAAACGATACCGGGGCGGCATGAAGGCCAATATTCACATTTTCGATTTTACATCCCTTACTTCTGTTGATATTTCAGCCGATGATGAAGCAGGTGATGAGTTTCCGATGTGGCACGACCAGTTTATTTATTTCCTCTCCGACCGGGGCCAGGAAAACCGTATGAACCTGTGGCGCTACAATGTGAACTCCAAGGCCACCGAGCAGTTAACACACTTCAAAGATTTTGATGTGCATTTTCCTTCTTTAGGCCCTTCTGATATTGTATATGAAGCCGGTGGCAAGCTTTACCTGTATTCCCTGGCCAAACAGCAGGCTACAGAAGTGAAAGTAAACATCACCACCGACCAGGCAACTCTTCGCCCACGCCTGGAAAATGTAAAAAGTTACCTGCAGAACATTTCGATAAGTCCGGACGGAAAAAGAATATTAGCTAGTGCAAGAGGGGATATATTCTCCTTGCCAGCTGAGGAAGGCTATGTAAAGAACCTGACACATACATCCGGTATAGCCGAACGTTACCCTGAATGGTCGCCAGATGGCAGTAAAATAGCTTATTGGAGCGATGCTTCCGGTGAATATGAACTCTACCTGCAGGATGCTGAAAAAGAAACAGCACCTCAAAAGCTCACCAGCTATGGAGCAGGCTTCCGCTATAGCTTGTTCTGGAGTCCGGATAGTAAAAAGCTGGCGTTTATAGATAAAACTATGCGCATTTATGTCTATGATATAAGCACCAAAACAAGCACAGAAATAGACCGCGCCTTATATTTTATGCATGGTGCCCTGGAAAATTTCCGGGTCAGCTGGTCACCAGATAGTCGCTGGATAGCCTATGCCCGCGATTTGAAAAATCCGCACGAGGCTATTTTCATTTACGACTACACCAACAAAAAGGCACACCAGGTTACCAGTGGCTTTTACACCAGCACCAACCCGGTATTTGACAAAGAAGGCAAATACCTGTTCCTGTTTACCAACCAGGCTTTTAATCCTACTTACAGCGATTTAGATAATACCTTCGTATACGCCAATGCCACACAAGTAGCAGCCATCAGCCTTTCTAAAAGCACCCCTTCCCTGTTATACGCCCGCAACGATTCTGTAAACGTTAAAAAAGAAGGAGATACAAAAGGCAAAGAGGACGATGCGAAAAAAACGAGCAAGGCTGTTAACATCGACTTCGATGATATAGAAAGCAGACTGGTAGTGTTGCCATTGGCAGCAGGCAACTACGCTAACTTAACCACTTCTAAAGGCAAACTGCTTTATGTAAAGCAGAACAACACAGGAGCAGCCCCTGCCCCCGGTGCAATCAAATATTTTGATATAGAAGAACGTGAAGAAAAAACCATTTTACCCGGTGTCACCGACTACGCTTTATCAGCAGATGGTCAAAAGCTACTGGTACCACAAAATGGCAACTGGGCAGTGGTAAAAGTGGCCGAGAATCAAAAAATAGATAAGCTGGTGCCTACAGGTGAAATGAAAGCAACCGTAGATCCTAAACAGGAATGGAAACAGTTGTTTACCGAAGCATGGCGTTTGGAACGGGATTATTTTTACGATCCTAATCTTCATGGCGTAAACTGGCCGGAAGCCAAAGAACGATATGCGAAAATACTGGAACACGCCACCACCCGCGAGGAAGTGAACTTCATTATTGGGGAACTAATTGGCGAACTCAACTCTTCCCATACTTATTACGGGGGTGGTGATGTAGACAAGGAAAAGTCTACCAGCGTAGGCTACCTGGGCATTGACTGGCAACCGGAAGGACAATACTATAAAATTAAAAAGATACTACGCGGCGCCAGCTGGGATGCTGAAATCCGTTCACCATTTGATTTGTCTGGTGCCGATATAAAAGAAGGCGACTTTATCCTGGCGGTAAACGGCATTCCTATTACTACCGCCCAGGAACCCTTTGCCGCCTTCCAGGACCTGGCAGGCAAAACGGTAGAAATCACTTACAGTTCCACCGCCAGCCTTGCCGGAGCTAAAACCGTTACCGTTAAAACCCTTGGAGATGAATACCGGCTACGTCATCTTGCCTGGATAGAAAGCAACCGCAAAAGAGTGGCAGAAGCCAGCAACGGCGAGGTAGGTTACATTTTTGTGCCCAGCACCGGTATTGACGGCCAGAATGAACTTATCAGGCAGTACAACGCCCAATGGGAGAAAAAAGCCCTGGTAATAGACGAACGTTTTAACAATGGCGGCCAGATACCCGATCGCTTTATTGAGCTGTTAAACCGTAAACCCATCGCTTACTGGACCTTACGCGAAGGCAATCAGTGGCCATGGCCACCTTATGCCCATTTTGGCCCTAAAGTAATGCTTATTAATGGCTGGAGTGGTTCGGGCGGGGATGCCTTCCCGGACTTCTTCCGCAAAGCGGGTTTAGGTCCCATTATCGGTACCCGCACCTGGGGTGGTCTTATTGGCCTTACCGGGGCGCCAGAACTGATTGATGGGGGAGAAATCACTGTTCCTACCTTCCGAATGTACAATCTGGATGGCACCTGGTTTAAAGAAGGTCATGGCGTAGACCCCGATATTTATGAAGATGAAAACCTGGGACAAATGGCAAAAGGCATTGACGTGCAACTGGAAAGAGCCATCAGCACCGTTAAAGAACTGATTAAAACAAAAGGATTTACCCCTCCGGCATCACCAGGATATGAGAAAAGATAA
- a CDS encoding RNA polymerase sigma factor: MYTQCSDAEIIEFIKKDDATAFSALHQRYARSCHNVAFKITKDLQAAEDIVQDIFMSLWKNRATHQIEDISKYLFTCTKYGAIRFLSKSKRTYMPGEQMPEQATGKTPEDIYNSKFLMERLHAEINKLPEKCRTVFIDSKLNGFSAKQIAEERGLSPRTVEKQLETGMGKVKKSLEKVATLFFLAIAIFF; this comes from the coding sequence ATGTACACGCAGTGTAGTGATGCAGAAATAATAGAATTCATCAAAAAAGATGATGCAACCGCTTTTAGTGCGTTGCATCAGCGCTATGCACGTTCCTGTCATAATGTTGCATTCAAAATCACCAAAGATTTGCAGGCGGCAGAAGATATTGTTCAGGACATATTTATGAGTCTCTGGAAAAATCGTGCAACGCATCAGATTGAAGATATCAGCAAATACCTTTTTACCTGTACCAAATATGGCGCTATCCGATTCCTCTCTAAAAGCAAGCGCACATATATGCCTGGTGAGCAAATGCCGGAGCAGGCTACAGGGAAAACCCCTGAGGATATTTATAACAGCAAGTTTCTAATGGAACGTCTGCATGCGGAAATAAACAAACTTCCCGAAAAATGCCGGACGGTATTTATTGATAGCAAGCTGAACGGCTTTTCTGCCAAACAAATAGCAGAGGAGCGCGGATTGTCTCCCCGCACCGTAGAAAAACAGCTGGAAACAGGTATGGGCAAAGTGAAAAAATCACTGGAAAAGGTAGCCACCCTGTTTTTTTTAGCTATTGCAATTTTTTTTTAG
- a CDS encoding FecR family protein yields MDNLPEDILQALHHYADGQATAEEIKAVDAWISGLDFEEALAPEIESELDKIYNRSHESLMQAVHENNEKRLPGNLRPLLTYSKIAASVIGLIILGAGAFWALNHSKNHQTGTIVAQSGPIVPGGKKATLVLSNGKQIDLSTVSVGGELAKEGNAGIRKTAEGQIAYDISQAVANNKSAGYLGQLINTIIIPNGGEYSLTLSDGTRIWMNAATKLRFPSEFQGTSRTVELLEGEAYFEVAKNASQPFHVITSSSSKEKAMDVEVLGTSFNINTYHTIQATLVSGAVKVAASNNTQAFVLKPGDQANMLAGSNIEVEKDVDIESVIAWKEGYFEYENTPLTKVLDDLARWYNVKIVYKSPVKKETTITGKFNRSNKLEETLENIRFIGVKLEYKVENRTIFIN; encoded by the coding sequence ATGGATAACTTACCAGAGGATATATTACAGGCGTTACATCACTATGCAGATGGACAGGCTACCGCTGAGGAAATTAAAGCGGTAGATGCCTGGATTTCCGGTTTGGATTTTGAGGAAGCTTTGGCTCCCGAAATAGAATCTGAGCTGGATAAGATATATAATCGCTCTCATGAGAGCCTAATGCAGGCTGTTCATGAAAACAACGAAAAGAGATTACCAGGTAATCTTAGGCCGTTGCTAACCTATTCAAAAATTGCCGCAAGTGTAATCGGGTTGATTATACTGGGTGCAGGCGCTTTTTGGGCACTGAATCACTCTAAAAATCACCAGACCGGTACTATTGTTGCCCAAAGCGGGCCAATAGTACCGGGTGGCAAAAAAGCTACGCTGGTGCTGAGTAATGGAAAACAAATTGATTTAAGCACTGTTTCTGTTGGTGGCGAGCTGGCTAAAGAAGGGAATGCCGGTATTCGTAAAACAGCAGAAGGACAGATCGCATACGATATTAGTCAGGCCGTTGCTAATAACAAGTCAGCAGGGTACTTGGGCCAACTGATAAACACCATAATAATTCCGAACGGAGGTGAGTATTCGCTAACTCTCTCCGATGGTACAAGGATTTGGATGAACGCAGCTACCAAGCTGCGTTTCCCATCCGAATTTCAAGGTACCAGCCGTACCGTTGAACTGTTAGAAGGGGAAGCATATTTTGAAGTGGCCAAAAATGCTTCCCAACCATTCCACGTTATTACATCTTCTTCTTCCAAAGAAAAAGCCATGGATGTTGAGGTGCTGGGAACCAGCTTCAATATCAACACTTATCACACTATTCAGGCTACACTTGTAAGCGGTGCCGTTAAAGTTGCTGCCAGCAATAACACACAGGCCTTTGTACTGAAACCAGGCGATCAGGCCAACATGCTTGCGGGTAGTAACATTGAAGTGGAAAAAGATGTAGATATTGAGAGTGTGATAGCCTGGAAAGAAGGATATTTTGAATACGAGAATACCCCGCTTACCAAAGTGCTGGACGATTTAGCCCGCTGGTATAACGTAAAAATCGTTTATAAAAGCCCTGTAAAAAAAGAAACCACCATTACCGGTAAATTCAACCGTAGTAATAAGCTCGAAGAAACCCTGGAAAACATTCGCTTTATCGGCGTGAAACTGGAATACAAAGTAGAGAACAGAACCATTTTTATCAACTAA